CGGCTTCGCCCCGTTCGTCAGGGGGTCCGTTCCCGAGGGCAACACCCCGGGTGGCTGGGACGTCCGGCAGCGGTACGCGAGCGCCGACCCCGCACGCACCAACGACGCCGTCCTCACCGATCTGGAGAACGGCGTCACCTCCCTCTGGCTGACCGTGGGCCCCGCCGGCCTGCCGGTCTCCGGTCTGGAGCGTGCCCTCGACGGCGTCTACCTCGACCTGGTGCCCCTCGCGCTCGACGCGGGCGACCAGGCCGAGCCCGCCGCACGCGAGCTGCTGCGCCTGTACGAGGCCGCGGGCATCGCCGACGACGCGGTGCGCGGCACGCTCGGCGCCGACCCGCTCGGGCACAAGGCCCGCACCGGGGACGAGGTGACCTCCTTCAAGGACGTCGCCGAACTGGCGCGGCTGTGCGGGGAGCGCTACCCCGGCCTGCGCGCCATGACGGTCGACGCGCTGCCCTACCACGAGGCGGGCGCCTCCGCCGCGCAGGAGCTCGGCGCCTCGCTCGCCACGGGCGTGGAGTACCTGCGGGCGCTCCACGAATCGGGCCTGAGCGTCGACAAGGCCTTCGCGCAACTGGAGTTCCGGTACGCGGCCACCGCCGACCAGTTCCTCACCATCGCCAAGCTGCGGGCCGCGCGCCGCCTCTGGGCGCGCGTCGCCGAGGTGTCCGGGGTCCCGTCGGCCGGTGCGCAGCGGCAGCACGCCGTGACCTCTCCCGTGATGATGACCCGCCGCGACCCGTGGGTGAACATGCTGCGGACCACCGTGGCCTGCCTGGGTGCGGGCGTGGGCGGCGCGAACGCCGTCACGGTCCTGCCGTTCGACCACGAGCTCGGCCTGCCGGACGCGTTCGCGCGCCGCATCGCCCGCAACACGTCGACGATCCTCCTGGAGGAGTCGCACCTGGCACGCGTCATCGACCCGGCGGGCGGCTCCTGGTACGTGGAGCGGCTCACCGACGAACTCGCCCACGCGGCCTGGGACTTCTTCAAGGAGATCGAGCGCGCCGACGGCCAGGCGGCGGCCCTGCGCTCCGGTCTGGTCGGCGACCGGATCGCCGCGACCTGGGCCGCGCGCAAGAAGAAGCTGGCAAGGCGCCGCGAACCCATCACGGGCGTCAGCGAGTTCCCGCTGCTCACGGAGCGTTCGGTGGAGCGCGAGCCCGCGCCCGCGGCGCCCCGTGGCGGTCTGCCCCGGGTGCGCCGCGACGAGGCGTAC
The sequence above is a segment of the Streptomyces sp. Je 1-369 genome. Coding sequences within it:
- the mutA gene encoding methylmalonyl-CoA mutase small subunit, whose product is MTVLPDDGLSLAAEFPDATHEQWHRLVEGVLRKSGKDVSGTAAEEALSTALEDGLTTRPLYTARDAAPDAGLPGFAPFVRGSVPEGNTPGGWDVRQRYASADPARTNDAVLTDLENGVTSLWLTVGPAGLPVSGLERALDGVYLDLVPLALDAGDQAEPAARELLRLYEAAGIADDAVRGTLGADPLGHKARTGDEVTSFKDVAELARLCGERYPGLRAMTVDALPYHEAGASAAQELGASLATGVEYLRALHESGLSVDKAFAQLEFRYAATADQFLTIAKLRAARRLWARVAEVSGVPSAGAQRQHAVTSPVMMTRRDPWVNMLRTTVACLGAGVGGANAVTVLPFDHELGLPDAFARRIARNTSTILLEESHLARVIDPAGGSWYVERLTDELAHAAWDFFKEIERADGQAAALRSGLVGDRIAATWAARKKKLARRREPITGVSEFPLLTERSVEREPAPAAPRGGLPRVRRDEAYEELRSRSDAHLDATGARPKVFVAALGSAAAHTARATFAANLFMAGGVEPVHDPVSVDAETAAEAFAASGATVACVCSSDALYAERADAVARALKSAGALRVFLAGRGEYTDIDEYVFAGCDAVAVLTSTLDRMGVA